In the Flavisolibacter tropicus genome, one interval contains:
- the guaB gene encoding IMP dehydrogenase, producing the protein MAANNNNFSRNFIEGLTFDDVLLVPAYSEVLPRDVNIKTQLTKDITLNIPMLSAAMDTVTEASLAIALAREGGIGILHKNMSIEKQADQVRKVKRSESGMIIDPITLTHDATIGDAQRLMRENRIGGIPIVDNNGHLAGILTNRDLRFEEDFQRKVSEVMTKEGLITAPDGTDLKKAETIFRQNRIEKLPVVDKNGKLIGLITYRDILQVTSYPNAVKDNFGRLLVGAAIGVTRDILDRVSVLQQVGVDVVCLDSAHGHTKGIIDALKSVKKNFKNLNVIAGNIATAAGAEALAEAGADAVKVGIGPGSICTTRIVAGAGVPQLTAIMQAREGLKNKNVPLIADGGIRYTGDMVKALAAGADCVMMGSIFAGTEESPGETIIYEGRKFKEYRGMGSLGAMATGSSDRYFQDPEADVKKYVPEGIEGRVAYKGQLKEIVYQYVGGLRAGMGYCGANTITELKNSTFVKITNAGMRESHAHDVEITREAPNYSRK; encoded by the coding sequence ATGGCTGCAAACAACAACAACTTCTCCAGGAATTTCATTGAGGGCTTAACGTTTGACGACGTATTGCTGGTTCCAGCTTACTCAGAAGTCCTTCCCCGTGATGTAAATATTAAGACACAATTAACCAAGGACATTACCTTGAACATACCCATGCTGTCAGCAGCAATGGATACAGTTACCGAGGCATCTCTGGCTATAGCACTAGCACGGGAGGGAGGTATTGGCATTCTGCATAAAAACATGAGTATTGAAAAGCAGGCCGATCAGGTGCGCAAGGTAAAGCGTAGTGAAAGCGGAATGATCATTGACCCGATAACGCTTACCCACGATGCTACAATTGGCGACGCTCAGCGCCTGATGCGTGAAAACAGAATTGGTGGTATTCCCATTGTAGACAACAACGGTCATTTAGCCGGTATCCTAACCAATAGAGATTTGCGTTTTGAAGAAGATTTCCAACGAAAAGTGAGTGAAGTAATGACCAAAGAGGGTCTTATCACCGCACCAGATGGAACGGATCTGAAAAAAGCAGAAACCATTTTCCGTCAGAACCGTATTGAAAAGCTTCCTGTAGTTGATAAAAATGGTAAGCTCATCGGTTTAATTACATACCGTGATATTTTACAAGTAACCTCTTACCCCAATGCTGTAAAAGATAATTTTGGCCGTTTGTTAGTAGGTGCTGCAATAGGTGTTACCCGCGACATATTGGACCGCGTATCTGTATTACAGCAGGTTGGTGTAGATGTGGTTTGTTTGGATAGCGCACATGGACATACAAAAGGTATTATTGATGCGCTGAAGAGCGTTAAGAAGAATTTCAAAAACCTGAACGTTATAGCAGGCAATATTGCCACAGCTGCAGGAGCAGAAGCGCTGGCAGAAGCAGGTGCCGATGCAGTGAAAGTTGGTATTGGCCCAGGCTCTATTTGTACAACCCGTATTGTAGCAGGAGCTGGTGTACCACAATTAACAGCAATCATGCAAGCTCGTGAAGGATTGAAAAATAAAAATGTTCCATTAATCGCCGATGGTGGTATCCGCTATACTGGCGATATGGTAAAAGCCTTGGCAGCTGGTGCTGACTGCGTAATGATGGGTAGCATCTTTGCCGGTACAGAAGAAAGCCCTGGTGAAACCATCATTTACGAAGGTCGTAAGTTCAAGGAATACCGTGGTATGGGTTCATTAGGAGCGATGGCAACAGGTAGCAGCGATCGCTATTTCCAGGATCCAGAAGCCGATGTAAAGAAATATGTACCAGAAGGTATTGAAGGCCGTGTAGCTTATAAAGGTCAATTAAAAGAGATCGTTTACCAGTATGTTGGCGGCTTAAGAGCCGGTATGGGATACTGCGGTGCAAATACAATTACTGAATTGAAGAACAGCACGTTTGTAAAAATCACGAATGCAGGCATGCGCGAAAGCCATGCTCACGACGTAGAGATTACTCGTGAAGCGCCGAATTATAGTAGGAAGTAA
- a CDS encoding T9SS type A sorting domain-containing protein has translation MKSVYQSVLLVFFAVFGFIASAQLPVYNSYPAAQAVIFLDFDGQTINGTYWNSTGPIVCGTAGLNTSQVTEVFNRVAEDFRPFNINITTDSTRYWQAPQAKRMRVIITTSNEWYGNGAGGVSFVNSFTWGDNTPSFIFTALLGYNAKAVAEAASHEAGHTLGLRHQSSYNASCARTAEYNAGIGEGETGWAPIMGVGYYQNFTVWNLGPTPTSCSTVQNDLETIASAKNGFGYRTDDHSNTFVDATYTTFTNNQFILDGIIGKSDDVDVFKFKMSKKSIFRLNATPYHVASQNSGSNLDMQVDLLDGSQNLLNSYNPSTLLNSIVDTLLSEGTYYLRIDGTGNANTSEYGSLGSYSLQGNLIDVTPLPLRKLELKGISQKNKHNLSWIIDADEAIESQQLEYSLNGHIFQTLASLGVNDRAYQYTPTATGAIQYRLNIHFDNGKQSFSNIITLHYTDATEMPRLLSTWVSGSDLQVNSPTRFEYLITDFNGKVLLQGKGKEGRTTIGIPTLSMGGYLIRFTNGSASAVEKFIKR, from the coding sequence ATGAAAAGTGTTTACCAATCCGTGCTATTGGTTTTCTTTGCAGTGTTTGGCTTTATTGCATCAGCTCAACTGCCTGTGTATAATAGTTATCCTGCCGCGCAAGCAGTTATCTTCCTGGATTTTGATGGACAAACTATAAATGGCACCTACTGGAATTCAACTGGTCCTATTGTTTGTGGTACTGCAGGTTTGAATACTAGCCAGGTTACTGAAGTATTTAACCGTGTGGCTGAAGATTTTCGGCCCTTTAATATCAATATAACAACAGATTCTACCCGATATTGGCAGGCGCCGCAAGCAAAGCGCATGCGGGTAATTATTACTACTTCTAATGAATGGTATGGCAATGGCGCAGGCGGGGTTTCATTTGTAAACTCTTTTACCTGGGGAGATAATACGCCTAGCTTCATTTTTACGGCATTACTTGGATATAATGCAAAAGCAGTAGCTGAGGCTGCTTCTCATGAAGCAGGACATACACTGGGGCTGCGTCATCAATCAAGCTATAACGCCAGTTGCGCACGAACTGCAGAATATAATGCAGGAATAGGGGAAGGAGAAACAGGCTGGGCGCCTATCATGGGCGTAGGGTATTACCAGAATTTCACCGTATGGAATCTAGGGCCTACGCCTACTTCCTGCTCTACTGTTCAAAATGATCTGGAGACTATTGCCAGTGCTAAAAATGGTTTTGGTTACCGGACTGATGATCATTCCAATACATTTGTAGACGCTACCTATACTACGTTTACTAATAATCAATTTATTCTTGATGGCATTATAGGTAAATCTGACGATGTCGATGTATTCAAATTTAAAATGAGTAAAAAGTCGATTTTCCGATTAAATGCCACGCCTTATCACGTAGCTAGTCAGAATTCTGGTTCTAACTTAGATATGCAAGTGGACTTGCTAGATGGTTCACAGAATCTTTTGAATTCATATAACCCATCTACACTGCTTAATTCAATCGTTGATACTTTGTTGAGTGAAGGCACTTACTACCTAAGAATTGATGGTACCGGAAATGCAAATACAAGTGAATATGGTAGCTTGGGTTCTTATTCATTACAAGGCAATTTGATTGATGTAACCCCTTTGCCCTTGCGGAAATTGGAATTAAAAGGCATTTCCCAGAAAAATAAACACAATTTGAGTTGGATAATAGATGCTGATGAGGCTATTGAAAGTCAGCAATTGGAATATTCTTTAAATGGGCATATTTTCCAAACGTTGGCTAGCTTAGGAGTAAACGATAGAGCCTATCAATATACTCCAACCGCTACAGGGGCTATTCAATACCGATTAAATATTCATTTTGACAATGGAAAGCAGTCGTTTTCCAATATCATCACCCTGCATTATACTGATGCAACCGAAATGCCCCGATTGTTGAGTACATGGGTGTCTGGTAGCGATTTACAGGTGAATAGCCCTACCCGTTTCGAGTATTTGATCACAGACTTTAATGGAAAAGTACTCTTACAGGGAAAAGGGAAAGAAGGACGAACAACCATTGGGATACCGACTTTAAGCATGGGTGGCTATTTGATTCGTTTTACAAATGGAAGCGCTTCTGCCGTTGAAAAATTCATAAAACGTTAA
- a CDS encoding CoA-binding protein, protein MAQAKKTLVLGASDNPARYSYLAINKLASHGHPVVAIGKKLGKVGDVQIEKDHLPVTGVDTVTLYLNPMNQREYIDYILDLKPKRIIFNPGTENEQLITKAKENGIEPVIGCTLVMLSIGNY, encoded by the coding sequence ATGGCACAGGCAAAGAAAACATTGGTATTAGGTGCGTCTGATAATCCTGCCCGCTATAGCTATTTGGCTATTAATAAGCTGGCCTCCCATGGTCACCCCGTTGTGGCTATTGGAAAGAAACTTGGTAAGGTAGGGGATGTTCAAATTGAAAAAGACCATTTGCCGGTTACCGGTGTAGATACTGTAACGCTGTATTTGAACCCAATGAATCAGCGAGAGTATATTGATTATATATTGGACTTAAAGCCCAAACGGATCATTTTTAATCCCGGTACGGAAAATGAACAACTGATTACAAAGGCTAAAGAGAACGGTATAGAACCGGTTATAGGCTGTACGTTAGTGATGCTAAGTATTGGTAATTATTAG
- a CDS encoding ribonuclease H-like YkuK family protein — protein MRWRKFNGETIHLPIYDAVEQVITRETAAGYHLKVCIGTDSQVKGQETEFATVIVFLREGHGGFMFIHNERTYQQYSIKERMLVEVAKSIEIAYELCNLFTIYNIDMEVHADINTNPNFKSNDALREAMGYILGMGFAFKAKPEAFASSSCANKIVS, from the coding sequence ATGCGCTGGAGAAAATTCAACGGGGAAACTATACACCTACCTATTTATGACGCTGTTGAACAAGTTATAACCCGAGAAACAGCTGCGGGTTATCACCTTAAGGTTTGTATTGGTACAGACTCCCAGGTTAAGGGACAAGAAACGGAATTTGCTACTGTTATTGTTTTTCTCAGGGAGGGTCATGGAGGCTTTATGTTCATTCATAATGAACGTACTTACCAGCAATACTCTATTAAAGAACGGATGCTTGTAGAGGTGGCCAAGAGTATTGAAATAGCCTATGAGCTATGTAATCTCTTTACTATTTATAATATAGATATGGAGGTGCATGCCGATATAAATACGAACCCAAACTTTAAGAGCAATGATGCCTTGCGGGAAGCAATGGGATATATCTTAGGGATGGGTTTTGCTTTCAAGGCAAAGCCAGAAGCATTTGCCAGTAGCAGTTGTGCCAATAAGATAGTTAGCTAA
- a CDS encoding PQQ-binding-like beta-propeller repeat protein, with protein MKTTVSLLSFLLLLANVVTAQSTPFRFAFISDTHIGSPNGGAEEDLRRTVKAINDRNDVDFVVLTGDITELGTNKQLALAKAILDSLKLKYYIIPGNHDTGWSESGGLGFTRTFGDDKFHFVHNGIHFIGCASGPYVRMSDGHIPRHNMNWLTKEINKIGKDEPIVFLNHYPLDNGLDNWYEVINLLKTKNTVLALCGHGHNNRPVNAEAIPAVMGRSNLRAKQDEGGYNLVDVTKDSFLFTEQKPLSRIEKKWKAVAFARQDYKSNTSFPRPDFSINEKYANVKPTWTFSSDANVISTPAVSNGLVVFGNQNGEMQALQLASGKKAWAYKTAGPIFSSPAISNDRIVFGSADGSVYCLTTKGKLAWKVSTKAAVLGSPFIENGTVYIGGSDSCFQAIDLATGKEKWRFHGLTAAVTSQPVVYNNTLFFGAWDTHLYALNKTNGQLLWKWNNGSPVPNYSPAACIPVIKDDVVYVVAPDRCLSAIDVQSGNTLWRTKEATVRESLGLSTDGKLIYGKTMQDTIVAFTTNKEKPQLAWAFNAGFGYEHTPSMLIEKDGIVFFGTRSGVVYAINPSNQTINWAYKIDNSMVNTVNVLNGKQVIASTMDGKVVLLEAKTNDAYGLTTK; from the coding sequence ATGAAAACAACCGTCTCCTTACTATCATTTTTGTTACTCCTAGCTAATGTAGTAACGGCTCAATCTACACCTTTTCGTTTTGCCTTTATTTCTGATACCCATATTGGCTCACCCAATGGCGGCGCGGAAGAAGATCTACGCCGAACGGTAAAGGCTATTAATGATAGAAATGATGTTGATTTTGTCGTTCTTACTGGCGACATCACAGAACTGGGAACCAATAAGCAGCTGGCATTGGCTAAAGCAATTCTGGATAGCCTGAAACTGAAATACTATATCATCCCGGGCAACCATGATACCGGCTGGAGTGAATCTGGTGGCTTAGGCTTTACCAGAACCTTTGGCGACGACAAATTTCATTTCGTTCATAATGGTATTCACTTTATTGGCTGCGCTTCTGGTCCTTATGTACGCATGAGCGATGGCCATATACCTCGCCACAACATGAACTGGCTGACAAAAGAAATCAATAAGATCGGAAAAGATGAACCCATCGTTTTCCTGAATCACTATCCTTTGGATAATGGGCTGGACAACTGGTATGAAGTGATCAACCTACTGAAAACAAAAAATACAGTGCTGGCCTTATGTGGTCATGGACATAATAACCGCCCGGTAAACGCGGAAGCTATTCCTGCAGTAATGGGTCGCTCTAACCTGAGAGCCAAGCAAGATGAAGGCGGCTATAACCTGGTAGATGTTACTAAAGATTCTTTCCTGTTTACAGAGCAGAAGCCATTATCCAGAATAGAAAAAAAATGGAAAGCGGTAGCTTTTGCCAGACAAGATTATAAAAGCAATACTTCTTTTCCTCGCCCGGATTTTTCTATCAATGAAAAATATGCAAACGTAAAGCCTACGTGGACATTCTCTTCTGACGCCAATGTAATTTCTACACCGGCTGTATCCAATGGCCTGGTTGTATTTGGCAATCAAAATGGTGAAATGCAAGCTCTACAACTGGCTTCAGGTAAAAAAGCCTGGGCGTATAAAACAGCTGGTCCTATCTTTTCTTCTCCTGCTATCAGCAATGACCGAATTGTTTTTGGCTCTGCTGATGGTTCTGTTTATTGCCTGACTACAAAAGGTAAGCTGGCTTGGAAAGTTTCAACTAAAGCAGCCGTTCTGGGTTCGCCTTTCATTGAAAATGGCACTGTGTATATTGGTGGTAGCGATAGTTGTTTCCAGGCTATTGACTTAGCTACAGGAAAAGAAAAATGGCGCTTTCATGGTCTTACCGCAGCAGTTACCAGTCAGCCAGTTGTTTATAATAACACACTGTTCTTTGGTGCGTGGGATACACATTTGTATGCCTTGAACAAAACAAATGGACAGTTATTGTGGAAATGGAATAATGGATCGCCTGTTCCCAACTATTCACCAGCAGCTTGTATTCCGGTTATTAAAGACGACGTAGTATATGTAGTGGCCCCCGATCGCTGCTTATCTGCTATTGATGTGCAGTCGGGTAATACCTTATGGCGCACCAAGGAAGCTACCGTTCGGGAATCGCTTGGCTTATCTACCGATGGCAAACTGATCTATGGAAAAACCATGCAGGACACTATTGTAGCGTTTACTACAAATAAAGAAAAGCCGCAGCTGGCTTGGGCATTTAATGCTGGCTTTGGTTATGAGCATACACCCTCTATGTTAATTGAAAAAGATGGGATTGTATTCTTTGGCACCCGTAGTGGAGTAGTTTATGCCATTAACCCTTCAAATCAAACGATCAATTGGGCTTATAAAATCGATAACTCCATGGTAAACACAGTGAATGTGTTGAACGGAAAACAAGTGATTGCGTCTACCATGGATGGGAAAGTAGTATTGTTGGAAGCAAAAACTAACGACGCATACGGGTTAACAACCAAATAA
- the yihA gene encoding ribosome biogenesis GTP-binding protein YihA/YsxC, which yields MDIIDASYLISSPSVDKCPKPDKPEYAFIGRSNVGKSSLINALTSKKELAKVSSSPGKTQLINHFVVTAGNDRKEWYLVDLPGYGYAKRSMSQRKTWEKMIENYIRQRENLITLFVLIDSRHEPQALDLKFVNQLGEWGIPFTLIFTKADKTTQRETAANVKRFLEALKETWEELPAHFVTSAVKHTGIRQILSYINELNVTN from the coding sequence ATGGATATCATAGACGCTTCTTACTTGATCAGTAGTCCTTCTGTAGATAAATGCCCAAAACCTGATAAGCCGGAGTATGCGTTTATTGGTCGTAGCAATGTGGGCAAAAGTTCTCTTATAAATGCCCTGACAAGTAAAAAAGAACTGGCTAAGGTATCTTCATCTCCCGGTAAAACACAGCTTATCAATCACTTTGTTGTTACAGCAGGCAATGACCGAAAGGAATGGTACTTAGTAGACTTGCCGGGTTACGGTTATGCTAAGCGTTCAATGTCGCAGCGTAAGACGTGGGAAAAGATGATTGAAAATTACATCCGCCAACGCGAGAACCTTATAACGCTTTTCGTTTTAATTGATAGCCGACATGAACCACAGGCCCTTGATTTAAAGTTTGTCAATCAATTGGGCGAATGGGGCATACCCTTTACACTAATATTTACAAAGGCCGACAAAACGACTCAGCGTGAAACAGCTGCCAATGTAAAGCGATTTTTAGAAGCATTGAAAGAAACCTGGGAAGAGCTACCTGCGCATTTTGTAACATCGGCAGTAAAACACACGGGTATCCGGCAAATCCTATCTTATATAAACGAATTAAACGTTACTAACTAA
- a CDS encoding UbiA family prenyltransferase, translating to MFQRSTLQLLRFHFSLFLLPVYLFAISQVPDVSWGKALVIFIILHFLVYPSSNGYNSYMDRDESPIGGLSKPLQPTKELFLVSIVMDLVALMLSFYVSSVLGVGVVLYILASRAYSYRGIRLKQYPFIGFLTVFIFQGAVIFYSTYKSIDSNTATFHLLLPCLIASLLIGALYPLTQIYQHEDDKKDGVITISYLLGKRGTFLFSALLFGGAAFALFVFFKEQNKLKLFYLFLLFTMPVVGFFLHWFRKVWKDEKEANFKNSLRMNVISTLGTTGYFLTLIILNHFE from the coding sequence ATGTTTCAACGCTCCACCCTTCAACTATTGCGGTTCCATTTCTCACTGTTCCTGTTGCCGGTTTATCTTTTTGCTATAAGCCAGGTACCTGATGTGTCATGGGGTAAAGCTCTGGTTATTTTCATTATTCTCCACTTCCTGGTTTATCCATCCAGTAATGGCTATAATTCTTATATGGATAGGGATGAGTCGCCAATAGGTGGTTTATCTAAACCTCTGCAACCAACAAAGGAGCTCTTCCTGGTTAGTATTGTCATGGATTTAGTGGCGTTGATGCTTTCCTTTTATGTGAGCTCGGTTTTGGGGGTAGGGGTAGTGCTTTATATACTGGCATCACGCGCCTATAGCTATCGGGGCATTCGATTGAAACAATATCCTTTTATTGGCTTCCTTACCGTTTTTATATTTCAGGGGGCCGTTATTTTTTATAGTACCTATAAATCAATTGATTCGAATACAGCCACTTTTCATCTTTTGCTTCCGTGTTTGATTGCCAGTTTGCTAATTGGGGCTTTATATCCACTAACGCAGATTTATCAACATGAAGATGATAAGAAGGATGGGGTTATCACTATCAGTTATTTGCTAGGTAAACGCGGTACATTTCTGTTCAGTGCCCTTTTGTTTGGGGGCGCCGCTTTTGCTCTATTCGTATTTTTTAAAGAGCAAAATAAGTTGAAGCTTTTTTACTTGTTCCTGTTATTTACGATGCCTGTGGTCGGATTTTTTCTACATTGGTTTAGGAAGGTCTGGAAAGATGAAAAAGAGGCTAATTTTAAGAACAGCCTGCGGATGAATGTCATTTCTACTTTAGGAACCACCGGCTATTTCTTAACCCTTATAATACTGAACCATTTTGAGTAA
- a CDS encoding methyltransferase domain-containing protein, with protein sequence MPSFKYRSYQQELLDGNAIPFEAIRQNMAELDTINHLLGGHRITLKGVQLLVANHTKQNWNIVEIGCGGGDNLRVIKKWAAKNHIDVTLAGIDINKECVEYAKQNVANQGIQFLVSDYRDVQFDQKPDIIFSSLFSHHFKDDELVDQLKWMNANSQKGFFINDLQRHPVAYYSIKLLTQLFSKSYLVKNDAPISVMRGFHKEEWRRLLKKAGLHNVLCRWEWAFRWLIICSI encoded by the coding sequence ATGCCTTCATTTAAATACCGATCATACCAACAAGAATTATTGGATGGCAATGCTATTCCATTTGAAGCTATCCGGCAGAATATGGCTGAGCTGGATACCATTAATCATTTGTTGGGAGGGCATCGCATTACGCTTAAGGGGGTGCAACTACTAGTTGCAAATCATACAAAGCAAAACTGGAATATCGTGGAAATTGGTTGTGGAGGTGGTGATAATTTGCGTGTAATTAAAAAGTGGGCAGCCAAAAATCATATTGACGTAACTCTTGCCGGTATAGATATTAATAAGGAGTGTGTTGAATATGCAAAGCAAAATGTAGCTAATCAAGGCATTCAATTCTTAGTGTCGGATTACAGAGATGTGCAGTTTGATCAGAAACCTGACATTATTTTCTCTTCTTTGTTTTCACACCATTTTAAAGATGATGAGTTGGTAGATCAATTAAAGTGGATGAATGCGAATAGTCAAAAAGGATTTTTTATAAATGATCTGCAGCGCCACCCGGTAGCTTACTATTCCATTAAACTATTAACACAGCTCTTTTCAAAAAGTTACCTTGTTAAAAATGATGCGCCCATTTCTGTAATGCGCGGTTTTCATAAAGAGGAGTGGAGACGGCTTTTGAAGAAAGCAGGGCTGCATAATGTTTTATGTCGATGGGAGTGGGCATTCCGGTGGTTAATAATTTGTAGCATTTAA
- a CDS encoding NAD(P)/FAD-dependent oxidoreductase, whose translation MQKQVQQYDVVIIGGGLAGLSLAIQLVRKGFRVILFEKEVYPFHKVCGEYVSKEAWPFLEALGVPLSEMRLPIIDSLLLTAPNGTAFKTKLLLGGFGISRYTLDYELYKIAKREGVVIKEGSKVEDVVLDNNQYHVHYSDGSSTRSEIEARLCLGAYGKRSNLDVKWKRSFINSKERRLNNYIAVKYHVAGIKQPSIIGLHNFENGYCGVSEIENGKYCLCYLTTAAMLKKAGGQIRELEQNVLSKNPVLASVLKQSTHENDFPVTIAQISFSRKTWVENGVLMLGDAAGMITPLCGNGMSMALHSSKMLALFVEQYLKGVIGFDQLVSLYKEQWLKAFGGRMQMGRGLQRFFGKPILSNFFVGLFRLFPLLARPVIRKTHGQPF comes from the coding sequence ATGCAAAAGCAAGTACAACAATATGATGTAGTAATTATTGGAGGCGGGCTGGCTGGGCTTTCGCTAGCAATTCAGTTAGTACGAAAAGGCTTTCGGGTCATATTGTTTGAAAAAGAAGTTTATCCCTTTCATAAGGTGTGTGGTGAGTATGTTAGTAAAGAAGCCTGGCCTTTCTTAGAAGCATTAGGGGTGCCTTTGTCAGAAATGCGGTTGCCTATCATTGACAGTCTTTTATTAACAGCTCCTAACGGCACGGCCTTTAAAACAAAACTGCTATTGGGTGGTTTTGGTATTAGTCGCTATACTCTGGATTATGAATTATATAAGATTGCCAAAAGGGAAGGGGTTGTTATAAAGGAAGGTTCAAAAGTAGAAGATGTGGTATTGGATAACAACCAATATCACGTTCATTATTCAGATGGCTCTTCAACTCGTAGTGAAATAGAAGCGCGCCTTTGTTTAGGAGCATATGGCAAGCGAAGCAACCTGGATGTGAAGTGGAAGCGATCCTTTATCAATAGTAAGGAACGAAGGTTGAATAACTACATTGCCGTGAAATATCATGTAGCAGGTATCAAGCAGCCTTCAATAATAGGCTTGCATAATTTTGAAAATGGGTATTGCGGCGTGTCTGAGATTGAAAACGGAAAATATTGCCTGTGTTATTTAACCACTGCAGCTATGTTGAAAAAGGCTGGCGGTCAGATCCGCGAGTTGGAACAAAACGTATTGAGCAAAAACCCCGTTTTGGCGTCTGTATTAAAGCAGAGTACCCATGAGAATGATTTTCCAGTAACCATTGCGCAGATCAGCTTTAGCCGAAAAACTTGGGTGGAAAATGGGGTGCTGATGCTTGGCGATGCGGCAGGGATGATAACACCACTTTGCGGCAATGGGATGAGTATGGCACTGCACAGTAGCAAAATGCTTGCTCTATTTGTAGAGCAGTATTTAAAGGGGGTGATAGGCTTTGATCAGTTGGTTTCGTTGTATAAGGAACAGTGGCTAAAAGCATTTGGTGGCCGTATGCAAATGGGAAGAGGATTGCAGCGCTTTTTTGGCAAACCCATACTCAGCAATTTTTTTGTTGGACTCTTCCGCTTGTTCCCTTTGCTAGCCCGCCCTGTCATTCGAAAAACGCATGGTCAGCCGTTTTAA
- a CDS encoding type III polyketide synthase has product MSKIVSIGTAVPAFCHKQADILQFMQMVYAPTEADRRKMRYLYNQSGIEKRFSVVSDYGRPLSEWKFYPQSEGLEPFPTLEQRMAIYHKQAPLLSVDAIRDCLHNVLHDHEVTHFITVSCTGMSAPGLDLQVMDMMDLGKSIFRTSVNFMGCYAAIHALRLADALCKAERNAKVLIVCTELCTLHFQREATLDNIISSMLFGDGSAAALVVSDDVPLEGLTIDSFHSEVIVKGKRDMAWEISSTGFLMTLTSYVPDLIEEDFSEVMDKVLDGASRNDVSHWCLHPGGKRILEAMQKSTGINPPALLHSYDVLKQHGNLSSATILFVLKRMLADKNAIRKMVGVALGPGLTVETFTAHY; this is encoded by the coding sequence TTGAGTAAGATAGTTTCTATAGGAACGGCGGTGCCAGCTTTTTGCCACAAACAAGCAGATATTTTACAGTTTATGCAAATGGTTTATGCACCTACTGAAGCTGATCGTCGTAAGATGCGGTACCTGTATAATCAAAGTGGGATAGAGAAGCGTTTTTCCGTAGTATCAGATTACGGGCGTCCTTTGTCTGAATGGAAGTTTTATCCGCAAAGCGAGGGACTGGAGCCGTTCCCTACTTTGGAACAGCGGATGGCTATTTATCATAAACAAGCACCATTGCTTTCTGTAGATGCCATACGCGATTGCCTGCACAATGTGCTACATGACCATGAGGTTACTCATTTTATAACAGTAAGCTGTACGGGCATGAGTGCACCCGGGCTGGATCTGCAAGTGATGGATATGATGGATTTGGGTAAAAGCATCTTCCGTACATCCGTCAACTTTATGGGATGCTATGCGGCTATTCATGCTTTGCGGTTGGCAGATGCCTTATGTAAAGCGGAGCGTAATGCTAAAGTGCTAATTGTTTGCACTGAGCTATGTACACTACATTTTCAACGGGAGGCTACACTCGATAATATTATTTCCTCCATGCTTTTTGGCGATGGCAGTGCTGCTGCTCTTGTGGTAAGCGATGACGTGCCATTAGAAGGCTTAACAATTGATTCTTTTCATAGTGAGGTGATAGTGAAAGGCAAGCGGGACATGGCCTGGGAGATATCTTCTACTGGATTCCTGATGACCTTAACCAGTTATGTGCCTGATCTGATTGAAGAAGATTTTTCTGAGGTGATGGATAAAGTATTAGATGGGGCTTCACGAAACGATGTTTCCCATTGGTGCCTGCATCCTGGCGGAAAACGAATTTTAGAAGCCATGCAAAAAAGCACTGGAATTAATCCACCAGCACTGCTACACTCATATGATGTTTTGAAACAGCACGGCAATTTATCTTCTGCCACTATCTTGTTTGTGTTAAAGAGAATGCTGGCTGATAAAAATGCAATACGGAAAATGGTAGGTGTGGCTCTTGGTCCTGGCTTAACAGTAGAAACTTTTACGGCCCATTATTAA